In Blastopirellula sediminis, the following proteins share a genomic window:
- a CDS encoding histidine phosphatase family protein: MLRVALIRPGCTDYDIQGRIRGTLNVPLSDKGITQVQHAAHEMADLSIDVVYCGPCQPAVQAAEIIAKVHMAKVKKIDKFRNLDVGLWQGKLITEVKQNQPKVYRQWQENPDGICPPEGEMLADARSRVRTALDKICKKYQNSKSVAAIVTPEPIASVIRCELLHHCIGDLWKAEEGNCGSWELIEISPQPALR; encoded by the coding sequence ATGTTGCGCGTTGCGCTCATTCGTCCCGGCTGTACCGACTACGACATACAAGGCCGGATCCGCGGCACGTTAAACGTTCCGCTTAGCGACAAAGGTATTACTCAGGTCCAGCACGCGGCCCATGAGATGGCCGATCTCTCGATCGACGTCGTCTACTGCGGCCCCTGCCAACCGGCGGTGCAAGCGGCCGAAATCATCGCCAAGGTCCACATGGCCAAGGTGAAAAAGATCGACAAGTTTCGGAACCTGGACGTCGGACTGTGGCAAGGGAAACTGATCACCGAAGTGAAGCAGAACCAGCCGAAAGTCTATCGACAATGGCAGGAAAACCCGGATGGCATCTGCCCACCTGAGGGAGAGATGCTAGCGGACGCTCGTAGTCGCGTACGGACCGCCCTGGACAAGATTTGTAAGAAATATCAAAACTCAAAAAGCGTTGCCGCGATCGTAACGCCCGAGCCGATCGCGTCGGTGATTCGCTGCGAATTGCTACATCACTGCATCGGCGACCTTTGGAAAGCCGAAGAAGGTAACTGCGGCAGTTGGGAACTGATCGAAATCTCCCCCCAACCCGCCCTTCGTTAA
- a CDS encoding serine/threonine-protein kinase → MTIGSSHCSDEHFLLLLDGDETSLEFRTAAEHVEHCPTCQQRLTELSGDHDFWQTQRQLLSPVEDDQTNTGELYRYHSIETNVAERRGAVETLVRDMLQSPSHPETLGRLGRYEVERIIGVGGMGIVLKGFDTELHRPVAIKLLAPHLSRIGAARQRFAREARAAAAVVHEHVVPIHNVESNVDHPYLVMQYIAGQSLQARVDESGPLSVSEILRIGMQAASGLAAAHAQGLVHRDVKPANILLENDVDRAYLTDFGLARAADDASLTYTGVVSGTPHYMSPEQADGRPLDHRSDLFSLGSVLYFMATGHPPFRAERPMAVLKRTCHDPHRPAMQANAEIPEELSETIDRLLEKQPDRRFATAADLQKKLERMLADLQQGKLRLRHAPLVRPWILGSAAITALALFVLMGITFYITAGVTRRPADPGRRYPIVNDSVESIQARLQALEGPSQVELDSLRFQLNSLEEIPFPETDLQERNDAQN, encoded by the coding sequence ATGACGATCGGCTCTTCCCACTGCAGCGACGAACATTTTTTGCTGTTGCTCGACGGAGATGAAACGTCATTGGAGTTTCGCACCGCGGCCGAGCATGTCGAACATTGCCCCACGTGCCAACAGCGTTTGACGGAACTCTCCGGCGATCATGACTTCTGGCAGACGCAGCGTCAGCTCTTGAGCCCGGTCGAAGATGATCAAACCAACACCGGCGAGCTCTATCGTTACCATTCGATCGAAACGAATGTCGCCGAACGCCGCGGCGCCGTCGAAACGCTGGTCCGCGACATGCTCCAGTCGCCATCCCATCCCGAAACGCTCGGGCGACTCGGCCGCTATGAAGTGGAACGAATCATCGGCGTCGGCGGGATGGGGATCGTGCTGAAAGGGTTCGATACCGAACTGCATCGCCCCGTCGCGATCAAACTGCTGGCGCCCCATTTGTCCCGGATCGGCGCCGCGCGGCAGCGATTTGCTCGCGAAGCCCGCGCTGCGGCGGCGGTCGTGCATGAGCATGTCGTCCCGATTCACAACGTCGAGTCGAACGTCGACCATCCTTATCTGGTGATGCAATACATCGCCGGGCAATCGCTGCAGGCCCGCGTCGACGAGTCGGGCCCGTTAAGCGTTTCCGAGATCCTGCGAATTGGCATGCAGGCCGCATCGGGACTCGCCGCCGCTCACGCGCAAGGTTTGGTTCACCGCGACGTCAAGCCGGCGAACATCTTGCTGGAGAATGACGTCGACCGCGCGTACCTGACCGACTTTGGGCTCGCCCGCGCTGCGGACGACGCCAGCTTGACCTATACCGGCGTCGTCTCCGGCACGCCTCATTACATGTCCCCCGAGCAAGCGGACGGGCGGCCGCTGGATCATCGCTCTGACCTGTTCAGTCTCGGCTCGGTCCTCTACTTCATGGCGACCGGTCACCCACCGTTTCGGGCCGAACGCCCGATGGCGGTGCTCAAAAGAACGTGCCACGACCCGCATCGTCCGGCGATGCAGGCCAACGCCGAGATCCCGGAAGAGCTGTCGGAAACGATCGATCGCTTGCTCGAAAAACAACCCGACCGTCGCTTCGCCACGGCCGCCGACTTGCAGAAGAAGCTGGAGCGGATGCTGGCCGACTTGCAGCAAGGGAAGCTGCGACTAAGACATGCACCGCTTGTTCGCCCTTGGATACTCGGCAGCGCAGCCATAACGGCGCTGGCGCTGTTCGTGCTGATGGGAATAACGTTCTACATTACCGCCGGTGTGACTCGTCGACCGGCCGATCCAGGACGCCGTTATCCGATCGTCAACGACAGCGTCGAGTCGATTCAGGCTCGCCTCCAAGCGTTGGAAGGACCAAGCCAAGTCGAGTTGGACTCGCTTCGCTTTCAATTGAACTCACTGGAAGAGATCCCATTCCCCGAAACGGATTTGCAGGAACGAAATGATGCTCAAAACTAA
- a CDS encoding RNA polymerase sigma factor: protein MPPLPDTRETLIRRLPDAADVEAWDAFIEIYEPLLFRLARSKGFQQADAEDFVQEVLAAVSKAVGRWVDDENRGTFKAWLFRIAQNMAINFMTRPRHQRLGSGDSQIAGLLAQHPDPSSESTQMFALEYRRELFRCAAEQVRTQVNERQWQAFWKSSVEAQPIPEVAAELEMSVGSIYIARSRITKRIREKIFFLEEQSR from the coding sequence TTGCCGCCACTTCCAGATACGCGCGAAACGCTGATCCGCCGGCTGCCGGACGCCGCTGATGTGGAAGCGTGGGACGCATTTATCGAGATTTATGAGCCGCTGTTGTTTCGGCTCGCGCGGAGCAAAGGGTTTCAGCAAGCCGACGCCGAGGACTTCGTCCAGGAAGTGCTAGCCGCGGTCTCCAAAGCGGTCGGGCGATGGGTCGACGACGAAAATCGCGGTACGTTCAAGGCCTGGCTGTTTCGCATTGCGCAAAACATGGCGATCAACTTCATGACTCGGCCGCGGCATCAACGACTCGGATCGGGCGACAGCCAAATCGCCGGCCTGCTTGCTCAGCATCCTGATCCCAGCAGCGAGTCGACGCAGATGTTCGCCCTCGAATATCGCCGCGAACTCTTTCGCTGTGCGGCGGAGCAAGTTCGCACGCAAGTCAACGAGCGGCAATGGCAAGCGTTCTGGAAGTCGAGCGTCGAAGCGCAGCCGATTCCGGAAGTCGCAGCGGAGTTAGAAATGAGCGTCGGCAGCATTTACATCGCGCGGAGCCGGATTACCAAACGGATCCGCGAAAAGATCTTCTTCCTTGAGGAGCAATCACGATGA
- the rpe gene encoding ribulose-phosphate 3-epimerase codes for MSRDHLAQLREAAPVILPSLLLCDFANLEREVERLLAAGVKALHLDVMDGIFVPNMTYGMPIVAAFRKLTDLPLDVHLMIEKPQQYIRQFHEAGADVITIHAEAVDDVASTLREIHSLGCGAGVAINPDTPVDVIFDALPEADLALMMSVNAGFGGQSFNPVALDKIREVRRINSDVLIEIDGGVNLDTIGRCTEAGADLLVVGSAIFGKPDYITAVRDLNSAAVAAS; via the coding sequence ATGTCACGCGACCACCTAGCTCAGCTTCGTGAAGCTGCGCCTGTTATTCTCCCCTCGCTCTTGTTGTGCGACTTCGCCAACTTGGAGCGTGAGGTTGAGCGCTTGCTAGCAGCCGGCGTGAAAGCTCTGCATCTGGATGTGATGGACGGCATATTTGTCCCAAACATGACCTACGGAATGCCGATTGTCGCCGCGTTCCGAAAATTGACCGATCTGCCGCTCGACGTTCATTTGATGATCGAGAAGCCGCAGCAGTACATCCGACAATTCCATGAGGCAGGCGCCGACGTGATCACCATTCACGCCGAAGCTGTCGATGACGTCGCTAGCACCTTGCGAGAAATCCACTCTCTGGGCTGCGGCGCCGGCGTGGCGATTAATCCCGACACCCCGGTCGACGTCATCTTCGACGCCCTGCCCGAGGCGGATCTCGCGTTAATGATGAGCGTCAACGCCGGTTTCGGCGGTCAGTCGTTCAATCCGGTCGCCCTCGACAAAATCCGAGAGGTACGGCGGATCAATTCCGACGTGCTGATTGAGATCGACGGCGGCGTAAATTTGGATACTATTGGGCGCTGCACGGAAGCGGGCGCAGACTTGTTGGTAGTCGGGTCGGCCATTTTCGGCAAACCGGACTACATCACGGCAGTCCGCGACCTGAATTCGGCCGCGGTCGCCGCCTCCTGA
- a CDS encoding lipoate--protein ligase family protein — translation MYLFDLTLPTPEENLALDEALLEANEAGELVGDVLRLWEPTGPLAVIGRASRIAEEANLPACAERGVPVFRRTSGGAAIVAGPGCLMYAVTLSLANREHLRAIDLCHQYVMEKMLAALSPYVEGVAFQGTCDLTWNNRKFSGNSLRVKRDHVLYHGTLLYDFPLELIADCLRHPPRTPDYREQRDHTQFVTNLPISREQLKAALIETWGADQPLTEWPQQRTADLVAERYATDEWNQMR, via the coding sequence ATGTACTTGTTCGATCTCACGTTGCCGACGCCGGAGGAGAATCTGGCTCTCGACGAAGCGTTGCTCGAAGCCAACGAGGCTGGCGAATTGGTCGGCGACGTTTTGCGGCTATGGGAACCGACCGGGCCGCTGGCGGTGATCGGCCGCGCTTCGAGGATCGCCGAAGAGGCGAATCTGCCGGCTTGTGCGGAGCGAGGCGTGCCGGTCTTTCGCCGGACCAGCGGAGGCGCCGCGATCGTCGCCGGGCCAGGCTGTTTGATGTACGCGGTCACGCTCAGTCTGGCCAATCGAGAACATCTCCGGGCAATCGATCTCTGCCATCAGTACGTGATGGAGAAGATGCTCGCCGCGCTGTCGCCCTATGTCGAAGGGGTCGCGTTCCAAGGGACGTGCGATCTGACCTGGAACAATCGAAAGTTCAGCGGCAACAGCCTCCGCGTCAAGCGCGACCATGTCCTTTATCACGGCACGCTCCTCTATGACTTTCCGCTGGAGCTCATCGCCGATTGCCTCCGCCACCCGCCGCGGACGCCTGACTACCGCGAGCAGCGCGACCACACGCAGTTCGTCACCAACTTGCCGATTTCGCGCGAGCAGCTGAAAGCGGCGCTGATCGAAACGTGGGGCGCCGACCAGCCGCTCACCGAATGGCCGCAGCAGCGAACCGCCGATCTGGTCGCCGAGCGGTATGCAACCGATGAGTGGAACCAGATGCGGTAG
- the accD gene encoding acetyl-CoA carboxylase, carboxyltransferase subunit beta → MSSTTPEFAAAAAAAEGVKRAKRGVPEGLWQRCPGCQAVIFRKQAEELLSVCPECEHHWYVSAADRMEQVLDSGTFEEWDAELMPTDPLKFADQKKYADRLVAEQKRTGLRDAALTGCGMIRARRVAIGVTDSAFIMGSMGSVVGERLARLVERAADQNLPLIIISGSGGGARMHEGILSLMQMAKVTAALARYHEMGGLFISVLTNPTMGGVAASFASLGDLIFAEPKALIGFAGPRTIKATIRIELPDGFQTSEFLLEHGFVDRIVPRARLKSEIARAIDYCGK, encoded by the coding sequence ATGTCGTCGACTACGCCTGAGTTCGCCGCCGCTGCAGCCGCCGCCGAAGGTGTCAAACGTGCCAAACGCGGAGTGCCGGAAGGTCTGTGGCAACGCTGCCCCGGATGCCAGGCGGTGATCTTCCGCAAGCAAGCCGAAGAATTGCTCAGCGTTTGTCCCGAATGCGAACATCACTGGTACGTCTCGGCCGCCGATCGCATGGAGCAAGTGCTCGATAGCGGCACCTTCGAAGAGTGGGACGCCGAGCTGATGCCGACCGACCCGCTCAAGTTCGCCGACCAAAAGAAATACGCCGATCGCCTGGTCGCGGAACAAAAGCGAACCGGTCTGCGTGATGCGGCCCTGACCGGCTGCGGCATGATTCGCGCTCGTCGCGTCGCCATCGGCGTCACTGACTCGGCCTTCATCATGGGAAGCATGGGTTCGGTCGTCGGCGAACGTCTCGCTCGCCTGGTCGAACGAGCCGCCGATCAAAACCTGCCGCTCATCATCATCAGCGGCTCCGGCGGTGGAGCTCGTATGCACGAAGGGATTCTCTCCCTGATGCAGATGGCCAAGGTAACCGCCGCGCTGGCTCGCTATCACGAAATGGGCGGTCTGTTCATTTCGGTTCTGACCAACCCGACCATGGGCGGCGTCGCCGCCAGCTTTGCGTCGCTGGGGGACTTGATCTTCGCCGAACCGAAAGCGCTGATCGGCTTCGCCGGCCCGCGTACGATCAAAGCGACCATTCGCATCGAACTGCCGGACGGCTTCCAGACCAGCGAATTCCTGCTGGAACATGGTTTCGTCGACCGCATCGTCCCGCGTGCTCGCCTGAAGAGCGAAATCGCCCGCGCGATCGACTACTGCGGCAAGTAG